One genomic region from Cetobacterium sp. 8H encodes:
- a CDS encoding MFS transporter, with protein sequence MNNVKHMSELSLLKRLMAYLVILVGYFFYCYNFVVIDYVRPFLVQYYGITLGQTALFYTAQSIGALIGALSCAWFAENFGRKKILILITLLNGGATLINISSRSFETWMIMRFIIGISLGGYFTVAVTIMVGLFTAKVRGKVTAFASSLFSIALIIMGAYGALLGESNWEMLMVIGGLPPVIAAIAMAFLVPNEKKYIPFGSEKEGDNESKVEEDKRGTWKEMFSGKLAKISITCILLSGLNFIGYQFFSGFVTVYLREVRNFDAKTMGILFSAASSGSLIGAYVWGFVADKFGRKVNAFGFMLSSLMIGLYFVAPSSVMILSICGFLYGIGLSSSAIWGGYFTELFPRHLKSMGASLFHGGRIIALFAPSIVVAVRNATSLQTAMWGAPILFTLAAILWLTLPETLETGILYKKEK encoded by the coding sequence ATGAATAATGTGAAACATATGAGTGAACTATCATTATTAAAGCGTCTTATGGCATATTTAGTAATCTTAGTTGGATATTTTTTCTACTGTTATAACTTTGTAGTTATTGATTATGTGAGACCATTTTTAGTTCAATATTATGGAATAACACTGGGACAAACGGCACTGTTTTATACAGCACAGTCTATAGGAGCACTAATAGGAGCTTTAAGTTGTGCATGGTTTGCAGAAAATTTTGGAAGAAAGAAAATTCTTATTTTAATTACTTTATTAAATGGTGGGGCTACTCTAATCAACATTTCAAGTAGATCTTTTGAAACTTGGATGATTATGAGATTCATAATTGGAATATCTTTAGGTGGATATTTTACAGTTGCAGTAACTATCATGGTAGGATTATTTACTGCTAAAGTAAGAGGTAAAGTTACAGCATTTGCATCGAGTCTATTTTCAATAGCTTTAATAATAATGGGAGCTTACGGAGCTTTATTAGGAGAAAGTAATTGGGAGATGCTTATGGTAATCGGTGGATTACCACCAGTAATAGCTGCAATAGCTATGGCATTTTTAGTACCAAATGAGAAAAAATATATTCCATTTGGCAGTGAAAAAGAAGGCGATAATGAGAGCAAGGTTGAAGAAGATAAAAGAGGAACTTGGAAAGAGATGTTCTCTGGAAAGTTAGCTAAAATATCTATAACATGTATACTTTTATCGGGATTAAACTTTATAGGATATCAATTCTTTAGTGGATTTGTAACTGTTTATTTAAGAGAGGTAAGAAATTTTGACGCTAAAACAATGGGAATTTTATTCTCAGCAGCATCTTCAGGTTCTTTAATAGGAGCATACGTATGGGGATTTGTTGCAGATAAATTTGGAAGAAAAGTTAATGCTTTTGGATTCATGCTTTCATCTTTAATGATTGGTCTGTACTTTGTAGCACCAAGTAGTGTTATGATACTTTCAATATGTGGATTCTTATACGGAATTGGACTTTCTTCAAGTGCAATATGGGGAGGATATTTTACAGAGTTATTCCCAAGACATTTAAAGAGTATGGGAGCTTCACTGTTCCACGGTGGAAGAATAATAGCTTTATTTGCTCCTAGTATTGTTGTGGCAGTGAGAAATGCAACATCATTACAAACTGCAATGTGGGGTGCACCAATATTATTTACACTAGCTGCAATACTTTGGTTAACATTACCAGAAACTCTTGAAACAGGAATTTTATATAAAAAAGAGAAATAA